The following proteins come from a genomic window of Limosilactobacillus reuteri:
- the thrS gene encoding threonine--tRNA ligase has protein sequence MAQVAVMSPDGSVKKIDRDSQEGLEALRKLSALMLKAALKQEFKGIRLGEAVADKDGFHIDSDKDNQQVSADELPALEDVIKGMAKNDVKVEFVEVPVEEALAEVKDDRFSTELINENAKDGKVAMYQLGDVKAVADDDILLYGNVVKNLRLLSVAGAYWKGMSSNPMLQRIYGTVFYKKDALEEDLKKRQEAKERDHRVIGNQLDLFFVDPKVGAGLPYWLPKGATIRRTIERYIIDREVADGYQHVYTPVLMNLDAYKTSGHWEHYRDDMFPPMDMGDGEMLELRPMNCPSHIQVYKHHIRSYRDLPLRIAELGMMHRYEKSGALSGLQRVREMTLNDGHTFVTLDQIRSEFAKILKLIMSVYEDFDINDYSFRLSLRDPKNVKKYYANDEMWEKSQSMLKSAMDDLNLDYYEAEGEAAFYGPKLDIQTKTALGNDETMSTIQLDFMLPERFGLSYVGQDGKEHQPVMIHRGVVGTMERFMAYLTEIYKGAFPTWLAPEQVHIIPVNEEAHGEYADDLAKKMKAANIRVNVDHRNEKMGYKIREAQTQKVPYTLVVGDDEKNNNGVSVRKYGEKEQNEMSQEAFMNEILEDIASYSREK, from the coding sequence ATGGCTCAGGTTGCTGTTATGTCCCCAGATGGATCAGTTAAGAAGATCGATCGGGATTCACAAGAAGGTTTAGAAGCATTACGTAAACTTTCTGCATTAATGTTAAAGGCTGCATTAAAACAAGAATTTAAGGGTATTCGACTTGGTGAAGCTGTCGCTGACAAAGATGGTTTCCACATTGATTCTGATAAAGATAATCAACAAGTTTCTGCTGACGAATTACCAGCTCTTGAAGACGTAATCAAGGGAATGGCAAAGAACGATGTTAAGGTAGAATTTGTTGAAGTACCTGTAGAAGAAGCACTTGCCGAAGTAAAAGATGATCGTTTCTCAACTGAATTGATCAATGAGAATGCTAAAGACGGCAAAGTAGCAATGTACCAACTTGGTGATGTTAAAGCTGTTGCAGATGATGACATTCTTTTATATGGTAACGTTGTTAAAAACTTACGCCTTCTTTCTGTTGCTGGTGCTTACTGGAAAGGTATGTCTTCAAATCCAATGCTTCAACGGATTTACGGAACTGTCTTCTACAAGAAGGATGCATTAGAAGAAGACTTAAAGAAACGTCAAGAAGCTAAGGAACGTGACCACCGTGTTATCGGTAATCAACTTGACCTCTTCTTTGTTGATCCTAAAGTTGGTGCCGGTTTACCATACTGGTTACCAAAAGGTGCTACTATTCGCCGGACAATCGAACGTTACATCATTGACAGGGAAGTTGCCGATGGTTACCAACACGTTTATACTCCAGTCCTAATGAATCTTGATGCATACAAGACTTCTGGCCACTGGGAACACTACCGCGACGACATGTTCCCACCAATGGACATGGGTGATGGTGAAATGCTTGAATTACGGCCAATGAACTGCCCAAGTCATATTCAAGTTTACAAGCACCATATTCGTTCATACCGTGATCTTCCATTACGGATTGCTGAACTTGGTATGATGCACCGTTATGAAAAATCAGGTGCTCTTTCTGGTCTTCAACGGGTTCGTGAAATGACTTTGAACGATGGTCACACCTTTGTTACCCTTGACCAAATTCGTTCTGAATTCGCTAAGATTTTGAAGTTGATCATGAGCGTTTACGAAGACTTTGATATTAATGATTACAGCTTCCGTCTTTCTCTTCGTGACCCTAAGAACGTTAAGAAGTACTACGCTAATGACGAAATGTGGGAAAAATCTCAATCAATGTTGAAGTCAGCAATGGACGACCTTAACCTTGATTATTATGAAGCTGAAGGTGAAGCTGCCTTCTATGGTCCAAAACTTGATATTCAAACCAAGACTGCTCTTGGAAATGACGAAACAATGTCAACTATTCAACTTGACTTCATGCTTCCAGAACGATTCGGTCTTTCCTATGTTGGTCAAGACGGTAAAGAACATCAACCAGTTATGATTCACCGTGGTGTTGTTGGAACAATGGAACGGTTCATGGCTTACTTAACAGAAATTTACAAGGGTGCATTCCCAACTTGGTTAGCTCCAGAACAAGTTCACATCATCCCTGTTAACGAAGAAGCCCATGGTGAATACGCCGATGACCTCGCTAAGAAGATGAAGGCTGCTAACATCCGGGTTAATGTCGACCACCGAAACGAAAAGATGGGCTACAAGATTCGTGAAGCTCAAACACAAAAGGTTCCATACACTCTTGTTGTTGGAGACGATGAAAAGAATAACAATGGTGTATCTGTTCGTAAGTACGGTGAAAAGGAACAAAATGAAATGAGTCAAGAAGCATTTATGAATGAAATTCTTGAAGATATTGCTTCTTACTCCCGTGAAAAGTAA
- a CDS encoding ketopantoate reductase family protein has translation MKFTVVGAGAMGLRFGVLLQEAGNEVDFVEGWLPHYNKMKEQGGVYVTREHKNRHLVPVNVYTPEKYEATDADFVFFELKQMQLDDMLKRCEHFLKDQYAMTAMNGMGHVEKLLKYFPKEKVVAGTALVATILTKPGEVEFVGERGMGTTNWANYTEKPDEKTQALMAELKKANFNPSLKDDFMGTLMAKVVFNSVVNTLCTMFEITMGEYAAFDKADELSRQLIDEAYDVCERAGVQLVNTRAEELESVNYVSKVGCPHHYPSMYQDMSHNRPVEVDYINDYFVKLGRQYNYEAKTHNFVTNLVHLAETTRQNRSVK, from the coding sequence ATGAAGTTTACAGTCGTTGGTGCGGGTGCAATGGGATTACGGTTTGGTGTTCTATTACAAGAAGCGGGTAATGAAGTTGATTTTGTTGAAGGGTGGTTACCACATTACAACAAGATGAAAGAACAAGGAGGAGTTTATGTAACTCGCGAGCATAAAAATAGACATCTTGTTCCGGTTAACGTTTATACACCCGAAAAATACGAGGCTACAGATGCTGATTTTGTTTTCTTTGAATTAAAACAAATGCAGTTAGACGATATGTTAAAACGTTGTGAACATTTCTTGAAGGATCAATATGCGATGACAGCGATGAATGGAATGGGACATGTTGAAAAGTTATTGAAGTATTTCCCAAAAGAAAAAGTAGTTGCTGGAACAGCCTTAGTAGCAACTATCTTAACCAAACCTGGCGAAGTTGAATTTGTTGGAGAACGAGGAATGGGAACGACTAATTGGGCTAATTATACTGAAAAGCCTGATGAGAAGACACAAGCGTTAATGGCAGAACTCAAAAAAGCAAACTTTAATCCATCTCTTAAAGATGATTTTATGGGAACGTTGATGGCAAAGGTGGTCTTTAATTCAGTTGTTAATACCCTTTGTACTATGTTTGAAATTACAATGGGTGAGTATGCGGCGTTTGATAAGGCTGATGAACTATCTCGGCAATTAATCGATGAAGCATATGATGTCTGTGAACGTGCAGGGGTACAATTAGTTAATACGCGAGCAGAAGAACTAGAAAGTGTAAATTATGTCTCTAAAGTTGGCTGTCCGCATCATTATCCATCAATGTACCAAGATATGAGTCATAATCGTCCAGTGGAAGTTGATTATATCAATGATTACTTTGTTAAGCTGGGTCGCCAATATAATTATGAAGCCAAAACTCATAATTTTGTTACTAATTTAGTCCACTTAGCGGAAACAACTCGACAAAATCGAAGTGTTAAATAG
- a CDS encoding 5-methyltetrahydropteroyltriglutamate--homocysteine S-methyltransferase, translated as MTEFTTRTTSPFRYDIVGSFLRPQELKEARAKFANGEITQADLTAVEDKAIINLIKQEEAAGLKAVTDGEFRRSWWHLDFFWGLNGVKKATLKEGYKFADEETRPETAQITGKISGENHPFVEHFKFTQAHTSDGVQVKQTIPAPAQFLEEFLRPENQANAKEFYPNQEDLDHDVAAAYHQVIEDLYAAGCRTLQLDDCTWGISVNAFANLKKKDPHADVSQLEVLQKRFLKVNNEAIANLPADLTINTHVCRGNYHSTWAAAGGYGPVADTLFSKENVTAFYLEYDSERAGRFEPLSKVPDDKYVVLGLITSKSGELEDKAAIIKRIHEAAQFHPLDKLCLSPQCGFASTEEGNILTEEQQWKKIALVKEIATEVWG; from the coding sequence ATGACTGAATTCACTACACGTACTACATCACCATTTCGTTATGACATCGTTGGAAGTTTCCTTCGTCCTCAAGAGCTAAAAGAAGCTCGCGCAAAATTTGCTAATGGTGAAATAACACAAGCAGACTTAACAGCTGTTGAAGATAAAGCAATTATTAATTTGATTAAACAAGAAGAAGCTGCTGGCCTAAAAGCAGTTACTGACGGTGAATTCCGGCGTAGTTGGTGGCACCTTGACTTCTTCTGGGGATTAAATGGCGTTAAAAAAGCTACTCTAAAGGAAGGCTATAAGTTTGCAGATGAAGAGACTCGTCCTGAAACTGCTCAAATTACGGGAAAAATCTCTGGCGAAAATCACCCCTTTGTCGAACATTTCAAATTTACCCAAGCTCATACCTCTGATGGCGTTCAAGTTAAACAAACTATTCCTGCGCCAGCACAATTTTTAGAAGAATTTCTTCGTCCTGAAAATCAAGCTAATGCTAAAGAATTTTATCCCAACCAAGAAGATTTGGATCATGACGTTGCAGCTGCTTACCATCAAGTGATTGAAGATCTTTATGCTGCTGGTTGTCGTACTCTTCAACTAGATGACTGTACATGGGGAATTTCTGTTAACGCCTTTGCTAACCTAAAGAAAAAAGACCCCCATGCTGATGTATCTCAGCTTGAAGTCCTTCAAAAGCGATTCTTAAAAGTAAATAATGAGGCAATTGCTAATTTACCTGCCGACTTAACAATTAATACCCACGTTTGTCGCGGAAACTACCACTCAACCTGGGCTGCTGCCGGTGGTTATGGACCAGTCGCTGACACGCTATTTTCTAAGGAAAACGTCACTGCCTTCTATCTCGAATACGATAGTGAACGTGCTGGCAGATTTGAACCACTTAGCAAAGTTCCTGATGATAAATATGTTGTTCTTGGTTTAATTACTTCAAAATCAGGTGAACTTGAAGATAAAGCAGCAATTATCAAACGAATTCATGAAGCTGCGCAATTCCATCCATTAGATAAGCTCTGTCTTAGTCCTCAATGTGGTTTTGCATCAACTGAAGAAGGAAATATTTTAACAGAAGAACAACAATGGAAAAAGATTGCACTTGTTAAAGAGATTGCTACAGAAGTTTGGGGATAA
- a CDS encoding cytochrome b5 domain-containing protein, with translation MANQTFTRDALRKYNGQNGAAAYIAIDGIVYDVTHSPAWENGIHHGYQASYDLTDALYKVSPHKDRVLANLPKVGTLVGEE, from the coding sequence ATGGCAAATCAAACATTTACCAGAGATGCGTTGCGTAAATATAATGGACAGAATGGAGCAGCTGCATATATTGCAATCGATGGAATTGTTTACGATGTGACTCATAGTCCTGCTTGGGAAAATGGGATTCATCATGGATATCAAGCCAGTTATGATTTAACGGATGCACTGTATAAGGTTTCGCCCCATAAAGACCGCGTATTGGCAAATCTACCCAAGGTGGGAACTTTAGTGGGAGAAGAATAA
- a CDS encoding cytochrome b5 domain-containing protein, whose product MAEKKFTRDELAKYNGDGEKPHYMAIDGLVYDITDAPKKGISIKS is encoded by the coding sequence ATGGCTGAGAAAAAATTTACACGAGATGAACTAGCTAAATATAATGGTGATGGTGAAAAGCCACATTACATGGCAATCGATGGGCTAGTTTATGACATTACAGATGCTCCTAAAAAAGGAATCAGCATAAAAAGTTGA
- a CDS encoding cytochrome b5 domain-containing protein — MAKTFTREELKKYDGQNGNPAYVAINNRVYDVTHIPAWQDGTHHGNKAGLDLTDILFNYSPHKDRVLAKLPLVGQLV; from the coding sequence ATGGCAAAGACATTTACAAGAGAAGAATTGAAAAAATATGATGGGCAAAACGGGAATCCAGCTTATGTAGCAATTAATAATCGTGTCTATGATGTAACGCATATCCCAGCGTGGCAAGATGGCACTCACCATGGAAACAAGGCAGGATTGGATTTGACAGATATTCTGTTTAATTACTCTCCGCATAAAGACCGGGTGTTGGCCAAATTACCGTTAGTAGGACAATTAGTGTAA
- a CDS encoding GNAT family N-acetyltransferase — protein sequence MNVEVKTLNEMTAQEWCRLAEERVRVFVVEQECPYQEIDEQDYHAHHLMLKDEQGELVGYTRIMAKDSSHATFGRVLVLKQFRGHEYGRQLVQATIDETKRLFPNKTIQIQAQAYLKEFYASFGFKPISDVYLEDNISHLDMVLD from the coding sequence ATGAATGTTGAAGTAAAAACATTAAACGAAATGACCGCTCAAGAATGGTGTAGATTAGCAGAAGAACGGGTAAGGGTTTTTGTTGTTGAGCAAGAATGTCCTTACCAAGAAATCGATGAACAGGATTATCACGCTCACCATTTAATGTTAAAGGACGAGCAAGGAGAATTAGTGGGTTATACGCGAATTATGGCTAAGGATAGCTCTCATGCGACTTTTGGCCGCGTATTAGTTTTAAAACAATTTCGTGGACATGAATACGGCCGTCAGCTAGTTCAGGCAACGATCGATGAAACTAAGCGTCTTTTCCCAAATAAGACAATTCAGATTCAAGCTCAAGCATATCTTAAAGAATTTTACGCATCGTTTGGATTTAAGCCGATTTCAGATGTTTACCTTGAAGATAATATTTCGCACTTAGATATGGTATTAGATTAA
- a CDS encoding helix-turn-helix domain-containing protein has translation MVEKDCPIENTLKLINGKWKSVIIYQISKYEPCRFSELQKLIPDCSKRMLALQLKDLEEASIIQKRVYSTVPPKTEYSLTEVGKSLVPIIRSINQWGKKYNKK, from the coding sequence ATGGTCGAAAAAGATTGTCCAATTGAAAATACGCTTAAATTAATAAACGGAAAGTGGAAAAGCGTAATTATATATCAAATTAGTAAATATGAACCTTGTCGTTTTTCGGAGTTGCAAAAATTAATTCCAGATTGTTCAAAGAGAATGTTGGCTCTTCAACTAAAGGACTTAGAAGAAGCAAGCATTATTCAAAAGCGTGTTTATTCGACAGTGCCGCCTAAGACTGAGTATTCATTGACGGAAGTAGGAAAAAGTTTGGTACCAATAATTAGGTCAATTAACCAGTGGGGCAAAAAATATAATAAAAAATAA
- a CDS encoding nitroreductase family protein, producing MNSQFNSLAANRRSIYALGDNLSQTPEEIFDLVKQTIKNSPTAFNSQTVRAVVLFGKSSDKVWEIVEDALRKIAKSPDAFEQTKAKIDSFKAGYGTILYFTDTTIVHQLENDYPSYAANFANWAEQGLGGAQQAVWTALTEQGIGASLQHYNPLIDDAIHQAFNLPADWQLRAEMPFGSIEAPAGEKTHLDDEEMFKLIK from the coding sequence ATGAATTCACAATTTAATAGTTTAGCTGCAAATCGTCGTTCAATCTATGCGCTTGGTGATAATCTTTCACAAACACCAGAAGAAATTTTTGACTTAGTGAAGCAAACAATCAAAAACTCACCAACTGCTTTTAATAGTCAAACAGTACGGGCAGTCGTATTATTTGGCAAGTCATCAGATAAAGTATGGGAAATCGTTGAGGATGCTTTACGCAAAATCGCTAAGAGTCCAGATGCTTTTGAACAAACAAAGGCAAAAATTGATAGTTTCAAAGCAGGTTATGGAACTATCCTCTACTTTACCGACACTACAATTGTGCATCAATTAGAGAATGATTATCCATCATATGCAGCTAATTTTGCAAACTGGGCTGAACAAGGCCTCGGTGGTGCTCAACAAGCGGTTTGGACAGCACTCACAGAGCAAGGAATCGGTGCCAGTCTTCAACATTATAACCCATTGATCGATGATGCTATTCATCAAGCATTTAATCTTCCAGCCGATTGGCAATTGCGTGCTGAAATGCCATTTGGTTCAATTGAGGCACCAGCTGGAGAAAAGACTCATCTTGATGACGAAGAGATGTTCAAATTAATTAAGTAA
- a CDS encoding helix-turn-helix domain-containing protein: MERQPKMYNTGADYALAIIGGKWKSVILYLLAGHPRRTSELVKQLGTSYKVLSDQLREMTDAGLVIRKSFNTIPPHVEYRLTPEGENLYAALRYLNYWGENRAKQTGDIKIMCTDEMKQVGDDGLCVITKKHLNHWRQEIVKSKDKDISI, translated from the coding sequence ATGGAACGGCAACCCAAAATGTATAATACTGGAGCAGACTATGCTCTAGCAATCATTGGTGGTAAATGGAAGTCTGTCATCCTCTATCTCTTAGCTGGTCATCCTCGACGAACAAGTGAACTAGTTAAGCAACTGGGCACCTCATATAAAGTCTTGAGTGATCAGCTTCGCGAAATGACAGATGCCGGCCTCGTTATCCGTAAAAGTTTCAATACAATTCCTCCGCACGTTGAATATCGCTTAACTCCTGAGGGTGAGAATCTTTACGCTGCCCTTCGTTATTTAAATTACTGGGGCGAAAACAGAGCAAAACAAACCGGTGACATCAAAATCATGTGTACTGACGAAATGAAGCAGGTCGGCGATGATGGTTTGTGTGTCATCACTAAAAAACATCTTAATCATTGGCGACAAGAAATTGTAAAAAGCAAGGACAAAGATATTTCTATCTAA
- a CDS encoding C1 family peptidase, giving the protein MTEEHDLTSKMVEELKKEFHSRKDAEIIARAIQKNGIKAASEDPMASERLHRAFSYEIKTGKPTNQRHSGRCWSFAALNTLRHKFATKYKFKDFELSQNYLFFWDRIERANMFFQKIIATADKPLHDRTVDFYLSFALNDGGQWANAASIIEKYGVVPEYVMPDTHNTKDTSDVAEVFDSLMRKDAIELRAMVQTNASATELQEAQERMMGDVYKIAAYSFGEPPAKFDLEYRDDDKKFHQVLGLTPLKFYYEYFDTNLSDYVVVTNAPDHEMDRSYLMPAQDSVVDGLPIKFVNVPFEELQEGAIKQLQAGETVWVGNDVLQQMDRKRGLMDAKLYHREELLDVDFVMDKKHRLETKQAVVSHAMTLTGFDMVNDQPTRWKIENSWGKDNGDNGYFVMTQDWFEEYTYEAVINKKYLSDRVKKVADSEPVTLPAWDSLQ; this is encoded by the coding sequence GTGACTGAAGAACACGATTTAACCTCAAAAATGGTTGAAGAATTAAAGAAAGAATTTCATTCACGTAAAGATGCAGAAATTATTGCCCGGGCAATCCAAAAAAATGGAATTAAGGCTGCGAGTGAAGATCCAATGGCAAGCGAACGTCTTCATCGAGCATTTTCCTATGAAATTAAAACGGGAAAGCCAACCAACCAGCGTCATAGCGGACGTTGCTGGTCTTTTGCGGCCTTGAATACACTTCGTCATAAGTTTGCGACAAAATATAAGTTCAAGGACTTTGAATTGTCACAAAATTATCTGTTTTTCTGGGATCGAATTGAACGAGCAAATATGTTTTTCCAAAAGATTATTGCAACTGCTGATAAGCCTTTGCATGATCGAACCGTTGATTTCTACCTTAGTTTCGCATTAAATGATGGCGGACAATGGGCTAATGCTGCTTCTATTATCGAAAAATATGGTGTTGTTCCAGAATATGTAATGCCTGACACGCATAATACGAAGGATACTTCAGATGTGGCCGAAGTATTTGATAGTTTAATGCGCAAAGATGCAATTGAATTACGGGCAATGGTGCAAACTAATGCCAGTGCAACGGAATTACAGGAAGCACAAGAACGAATGATGGGTGACGTTTATAAGATTGCAGCCTACTCATTTGGTGAACCGCCTGCAAAATTTGATCTTGAATATCGGGATGATGATAAAAAGTTCCACCAGGTTCTTGGCTTAACGCCATTAAAGTTCTATTATGAATACTTTGACACAAACTTAAGTGACTATGTTGTAGTTACTAACGCTCCTGATCATGAAATGGATCGGAGTTATTTAATGCCAGCTCAAGATAGTGTGGTTGATGGTTTGCCAATTAAATTTGTTAATGTTCCTTTTGAAGAATTACAGGAAGGCGCCATCAAACAATTGCAAGCTGGTGAAACGGTTTGGGTTGGAAATGATGTTCTCCAACAAATGGACCGTAAGCGAGGCTTGATGGATGCAAAACTATATCATCGAGAGGAATTGCTTGATGTTGACTTTGTAATGGATAAGAAGCACCGTTTGGAAACTAAGCAAGCCGTTGTTTCTCATGCAATGACATTAACAGGCTTTGATATGGTAAATGATCAACCTACACGATGGAAGATTGAAAACAGTTGGGGTAAAGATAATGGCGATAACGGATACTTTGTAATGACCCAAGATTGGTTTGAAGAGTATACTTATGAGGCTGTTATTAATAAGAAGTACCTTAGCGATCGAGTAAAGAAAGTAGCTGACAGTGAACCCGTTACTCTACCAGCTTGGGATTCTTTGCAGTAA
- a CDS encoding NAD(P)H-binding protein — protein MKRAFVVGGSGRVATDLIKDLVATGNEVTAGARHPEKVIKLNHVTAVKLNLHDSIEKIAELMKGVNAVYFVAGSRGKDLLQTDAMGAVKTMQAAEKDRIKRYIMLSSLYALQPEMWSKIPSLASIMDYNIAKFFADNYLISNAKLDYTILQPANLTEEPGTGKIQIGEGSATSNPIPDVAQTLADILQHDNTIGHVIMMRSGNTPIEEALDQI, from the coding sequence ATGAAAAGAGCATTTGTTGTCGGTGGTTCAGGACGTGTCGCTACTGACTTAATTAAAGATTTAGTTGCTACTGGTAATGAAGTTACTGCCGGTGCTCGTCATCCTGAAAAAGTTATTAAGTTAAACCACGTTACTGCTGTTAAATTGAACCTACATGATAGCATTGAAAAAATCGCTGAATTAATGAAAGGCGTGAATGCAGTTTACTTTGTTGCTGGATCTCGCGGGAAAGATCTACTGCAAACTGATGCGATGGGAGCAGTTAAAACAATGCAAGCTGCCGAAAAAGACAGGATTAAACGTTACATCATGTTAAGTTCTCTCTATGCTTTGCAGCCTGAAATGTGGTCAAAGATTCCATCATTAGCTTCAATTATGGACTACAATATTGCCAAATTCTTTGCTGATAATTATCTCATCTCAAATGCAAAACTTGATTACACCATCCTTCAACCTGCTAACTTAACTGAAGAACCTGGTACCGGTAAAATTCAAATTGGTGAAGGTTCTGCAACCTCTAATCCAATTCCTGACGTTGCCCAGACTTTAGCTGATATCCTACAACACGATAACACAATTGGCCACGTAATCATGATGCGGAGTGGAAATACGCCGATTGAAGAAGCACTAGATCAAATTTAA
- a CDS encoding ISLre2-like element ISLre2 family transposase encodes MVKSGSLFEAEQIILKGVLELGQVIMQNFLESLDRSLKSQAPANYQVINKQPRTLNFIFGPVTFQRRYYQAGTKKREFYLDQQLKIKPRRRLSPHYLMMMAKIAQTTTMRNTADILNLVFDSGITADSVMHAVHELGNQVAKQTQAKEHQATPRHMPKNLTIEGDAFMIKGKKEAGQLTLVHHYRVYERVANQIINRHDFLSVGHQGRLEARLSDYLDRHYKLAGQTIFLASDAGPGYEPAKLLSLVPQGAHGEYFLDRYHCLQKIEHTLGRHNELAMRAIKAVRHHDQAELTIILDTYESQNLTEKQADDLMRLRKYLQRNWRYILSPQMRGFKDIHLIGSVESSHRAFTYRMKKQGKSWTKQGAKAMIGLIEARMNGELQASLNTILEQLTVLPRVAQTSLLQEMHIRTGEFLRKAPTKPSIGAVQGIIPINTVTSRPMGQLFKALTH; translated from the coding sequence TTGGTGAAATCAGGCAGTTTATTTGAAGCTGAACAGATTATTTTAAAAGGTGTATTGGAGTTAGGACAAGTAATCATGCAAAACTTTTTGGAAAGCTTAGATCGAAGCTTAAAGTCCCAAGCTCCAGCGAACTATCAAGTAATCAATAAACAGCCACGGACGCTTAATTTTATCTTTGGCCCGGTGACTTTTCAACGACGGTATTATCAGGCTGGGACAAAGAAACGTGAATTTTACTTAGACCAACAATTAAAAATTAAACCACGTCGTCGTTTATCGCCACACTACTTAATGATGATGGCTAAGATTGCCCAAACAACTACAATGCGCAATACTGCCGACATTTTGAACCTTGTATTTGACAGCGGAATTACTGCCGATTCGGTAATGCACGCCGTGCATGAGTTAGGAAATCAGGTAGCTAAACAAACTCAAGCAAAAGAACACCAAGCTACTCCTCGCCATATGCCTAAAAATTTAACTATTGAGGGTGATGCCTTTATGATTAAAGGTAAAAAAGAAGCAGGTCAGCTGACTCTTGTGCACCATTATCGGGTTTATGAGCGAGTAGCTAATCAAATCATTAATCGGCATGACTTTCTCAGTGTTGGGCACCAAGGACGGCTTGAAGCACGACTAAGTGATTATTTAGACCGCCATTATAAGCTTGCCGGTCAAACGATCTTTTTGGCCAGTGACGCTGGCCCAGGTTACGAACCAGCTAAGCTATTAAGTCTAGTTCCTCAAGGTGCACATGGTGAATACTTTCTCGACCGCTATCATTGTTTACAGAAAATTGAACATACTTTAGGCCGGCACAACGAATTAGCCATGCGAGCAATTAAAGCCGTTCGTCATCATGATCAAGCAGAGCTAACAATAATTTTAGATACTTATGAATCACAAAACCTAACGGAAAAACAAGCAGACGACCTAATGCGTTTAAGAAAGTATCTACAGCGAAATTGGCGGTATATCCTCTCACCACAAATGCGTGGATTTAAGGATATTCATTTAATTGGTTCAGTCGAAAGTTCTCACCGGGCTTTTACTTACCGGATGAAGAAACAGGGCAAGTCATGGACTAAGCAGGGGGCTAAAGCCATGATTGGTTTAATTGAAGCCCGAATGAATGGTGAACTGCAAGCTAGTTTAAATACAATCCTAGAACAATTAACAGTTCTTCCTCGAGTGGCTCAAACCAGCCTATTACAGGAAATGCATATTCGAACTGGAGAGTTTCTAAGAAAGGCACCGACAAAGCCGTCAATTGGAGCAGTACAAGGAATAATTCCGATTAACACGGTCACAAGTAGACCAATGGGACAACTTTTTAAGGCACTAACCCACTAA